In the genome of Myxococcus stipitatus, one region contains:
- a CDS encoding AMIN domain-containing protein, producing MKASAVWLLGVVLVPFWALAQAPANLNTITSVQVNGGTVTITGSKKANFTTFTMTDPPRLVIDISEAVFSDVPEETPVGNGTVTGIRTASYGSDESAIARVLIGYEREVETDIQATDSQLVIKVVGGAGQAVAQAPTAAEKPTTDGSAAQAAARAEAERQAQEKATAEASARAEADRQAQEKAAAEATARAQADAEAEKERQRQRDADARAEEQRSAQAAADERKRQEEEARASAQAAADERKRQEEEARASAQAAEDERRASAQAAADQKKREQEESRAAAKTAADEKRAAAQAAEEERRASAQAAKDEKRAAAQAAKEEAAEARRQREEEARAERERRQQERLAMATPRERREVASGGGPAEVSSRRKTMTLVGFQQQPGASRVFIQTNEPARYTVSEQGTAVVLELENSRIDLSNNTRPLDTSYFNSPVTKVEADADGRNVRVTIQLRQNAPVQARQDGNVISLDFQRTAR from the coding sequence ATGAAGGCCTCAGCGGTGTGGCTGCTCGGCGTGGTGCTCGTGCCCTTCTGGGCGCTCGCGCAAGCCCCGGCGAACCTGAACACCATCACCAGCGTCCAGGTGAATGGCGGGACGGTGACCATCACCGGCTCGAAGAAGGCGAACTTCACCACGTTCACCATGACGGACCCGCCGCGGCTCGTCATCGACATCTCCGAGGCCGTCTTCTCCGACGTCCCCGAGGAGACGCCGGTGGGCAATGGCACGGTGACGGGCATCCGCACCGCCAGCTACGGCTCGGATGAGTCCGCCATCGCCCGTGTCCTCATCGGCTACGAGCGCGAGGTGGAGACCGACATCCAGGCCACCGACAGCCAGCTCGTCATCAAGGTGGTGGGCGGCGCGGGACAGGCCGTGGCCCAGGCTCCGACCGCCGCGGAGAAGCCCACGACGGATGGCTCCGCCGCCCAGGCCGCCGCCCGCGCCGAGGCCGAGCGTCAGGCCCAGGAGAAGGCCACCGCCGAAGCCTCCGCTCGCGCCGAGGCCGACCGCCAGGCCCAGGAGAAGGCCGCCGCCGAGGCCACCGCGCGGGCCCAGGCCGACGCGGAAGCGGAGAAGGAGCGCCAGCGTCAGCGGGATGCCGACGCCCGCGCCGAGGAGCAGCGCTCCGCCCAGGCCGCCGCCGACGAGCGCAAGCGCCAGGAAGAGGAGGCCCGTGCCTCCGCCCAGGCCGCCGCCGACGAGCGCAAGCGCCAGGAAGAGGAGGCCCGTGCCTCCGCCCAGGCCGCGGAGGATGAGCGTCGTGCCTCCGCCCAGGCCGCCGCCGACCAGAAGAAGCGCGAGCAGGAGGAGTCCCGCGCGGCCGCGAAGACCGCGGCGGACGAGAAGCGCGCCGCCGCGCAGGCCGCGGAGGAGGAGCGCCGCGCGTCGGCCCAGGCCGCGAAGGATGAGAAGCGCGCCGCCGCGCAGGCCGCGAAGGAAGAGGCCGCCGAGGCCCGCCGTCAGCGCGAGGAGGAGGCCCGCGCCGAGCGTGAGCGCCGTCAGCAGGAGCGCCTGGCCATGGCCACGCCCCGCGAGCGCCGTGAGGTGGCCAGCGGTGGTGGCCCGGCCGAGGTGTCGTCGCGGCGCAAGACGATGACGCTCGTCGGGTTCCAGCAGCAGCCGGGCGCCTCGCGTGTCTTCATCCAGACGAACGAGCCGGCGCGCTACACCGTGAGCGAGCAGGGCACGGCGGTGGTGCTGGAGCTGGAGAACAGCCGCATCGACCTGAGCAACAACACGCGCCCGCTGGATACGTCCTACTTCAACTCGCCCGTCACCAAGGTGGAGGCGGACGCGGATGGCCGCAATGTGCGTGTCACCATCCAGCTCCGGCAGAACGCTCCGGTGCAGGCGCGGCAGGACGGCAACGTCATTTCGTTGGATTTTCAGCGCACGGCTCGGTGA